The proteins below are encoded in one region of Hordeum vulgare subsp. vulgare chromosome 3H, MorexV3_pseudomolecules_assembly, whole genome shotgun sequence:
- the LOC123439349 gene encoding uncharacterized protein LOC123439349, which translates to MPLRAGQGPYPCSRLYLRWPDDTKGSGTAELAAAHRDLLLFRLVYFDLHLTYDHFLCVASSDPVPHIELKRLPLCTIPMVLPPFFKEDTVEPMTTHRWFLSNTVGLVRGSSPGHEDEFVLAQLASITNTPGTHDLKEAEVCVLRSRVSATDDEGKWELQKIPIQHKEHQYWRLDDWSTSAVTTFNNLICWICYYTGGILFYDVFAETPRISYLRLPTHNRPLYRERGFLEVNRSICVTDGGDALKYTSVVRTDDRLCGPLEHREGYRIIADILKTTEIADMEWVREPIVTASEFWRHNTSERLPRDAVPEYPLVSMHDPSIIYFLLSEEEEKINKVSVVTMDMVTNKMISVFPYIKGEEDLYGEDADMVQEKSHLLKSFLTSEFPKFLNLK; encoded by the coding sequence ATGCCCCTGCGGGCAGGGCAAGGCCCGTACCCGTGCTCCCGCCTCTACCTGCGGTGGCCCGACGACACCAAAGGAAGCGGCACCGCCGAGCTGGCCGCCGCACACCGCGACCTCCTCCTCTTCAGGCTCGTCTACTTTGACCTCCACCTCACATATGACCACTTCCTTTGCGTGGCATCCTCGGATCCTGTGCCGCACATCGAGCTCAAACGGCTCCCCCTTTGCACCATACCAATGGTCCTACCTCCCTTTTTCAAGGAAGACACGGTGGAACCCATGACCACACATCGATGGTTTCTGTCCAACACAGTAGGGCTCGTTCGTGGATCATCCCCTGGCCATGAAGATGAGTTTGTCCTCGCACAGCTGGCCAGCATCACTAATACACCGGGCACACACGATCTCAAGGAAGCTGAAGTGTGCGTGCTCCGCTCACGCGTATCAGCTACCGATGATGAAGGCAAATGGGAGCTTCAAAAAATACCCATCCAGCATAAGGAGCATCAATACTGGCGACTCGACGATTGGTCGACGAGCGCTGTCACCACCTTCAACAACCTTATTTGCTGGATTTGCTACTACACTGGAGGTATTCTATTTTACGATGTGTTCGCGGAAACGCCCCGCATCTCTTATCTACGGTTACCTACCCACAACCGTCCGTTATATCGAGAAAGGGGTTTTCTTGAGGTGAACCGCAGCATATGTGTCACCGATGGGGGTGACGCTCTCAAGTACACTTCTGTTGTTCGCACCGATGATCGGCTCTGTGGCCCGCTTGAACATCGCGAGGGTTATAGAATCATTGCTGATATTTTGAAGACAACGGAGATTGCTGACATGGAGTGGGTCCGCGAGCCGATAGTGACGGCTTCTGAGTTCTGGCGTCACAACACCTCTGAACGTCTCCCGCGTGATGCCGTCCCCGAGTACCCTCTTGTGAGCATGCACGACCCTAGCATCATATACTTTCTGCTGTCCGAGGAAGAAGAAAAGATTAACAAGGTTTCGGTCGTTACCATGGATATGGTCACTAACAAGATGATTTCAGTTTTTCCATACATTAAAGGAGAGGAAGACCTCTATGGCGAAGATGCCGACATGGTGCAAGAAAAATCCCACCTTCTCAAGTCCTTCCTTACATCCGAGTTCCCCAAGTTCTTGAATCTCAAGTAG